Genomic DNA from Streptococcus uberis:
AATTATCTGATTGGGATCAAGGCATTTTAGACTATCTTGGTCTGTCAAACCAATTATTACCAGAAATTAAGGATTCCATAGATTATATTGAAGGCATTCCACAGGTACTACATGGCCTTAATGGAATAACAGATAAGACTCGCTTTATCTTTGGGGCAGGTGATGGCCCTATGGCAAATTTGGGAATTGGTAAAATGCCGGAACATGCAGCTGTTATCACAGTAGGCACCTCATCAGCCGTCCGTTTTATGTCTAAGGATTTACAGGTTGAAGAAAATGGAAGCCTCTTTACCTATGCCGTCAAAAAAGGCCTTTGGGTTATTGGGGGACCAAGTAATTCAGGAGGAAACATCTTAGAGTGGCTTCACAAAACTTTTTACGAAAGCCAGCCAATGGAAAGGATTTTCCAAGACATAAAAAGCGTAGAAATAGGTGCAGAAGGACTTTGTTTTCTCCCTTACTTAGGAGGTGAGAGGGCACCAATTTGGGATTCGGAAATCAGAGGTTCTTTCCATAACCTTACCTTTACCCATCAGAAAGCCCACTTTGCGTGTGCTTGTATGGAAGGACTTTTTTATAATATCAGAATGATTTTGGAGACTATTGAGGAGCACTTCCCAGTAGATACCCTTTATGTCAGCGGTGGACTCTTTCAAACGCAATTGTTTATTGAGCTCCTTGCTGATGTCACTGGAAAAGTGGTGGTTCAATCAGAAGAAAAAGAGGTAGGTTGTCGTGCCGCATTTCTGTTATCCAAAGAAGTGCTTGGTCAAGGTTTTATCAGTCAAAGCATTGAAAAAAGATACCTCCCTAACCCAACTCACTTCCAACGCTATACAAAATCTTACGAGAAAAGCTTTAAACCCTTACTCAAAAGGTAAGAAGCAAGAAAAAGAACGAAGGATAATTCCTTTGTTCTTTTTTGATGGCTTTATTGATTTGTGGGTAAAGTGATGTAAAAGCGACTTCCTTGGCCTGGGGTGCTTTCAAAATGAATGCTACCATTTAAGCTATCAATGATTTTTTTGACAATGGCGAGCCCCAAGCCATTGCCTTCTTGTGCGTGGGACTGATCTGCTTGATAAAATTGTTCAAAGATATGTCTTTGATTTTCTTTGGCAATTCCTATTCCTTTATCAGAAATAGTGACAAGAACTTTATCAGTTGCTTGCTTCACATCAACGTTTAGAAAGACCTGGTCAGAAGAGTATTTAATGGCATTGTCAATGACATTAACCCAGACTTGCATGGTCAAATCTGGATCAGTTTGACACATCACTGCTTCACTGTCGAACTCCAAGTGGATGGTTTTGTTTTTCCATTTTTCAGTCAACATAATCAGAGCTTGTCTGATTTGCTCGTCTAGGGCTACTGATTCTAACTGTGGGGAAAGGTGATTTTCTAGCTTTGTTAGGTTTAAAATGTCATCACATAAGCGGCTTAGGCGTAGACTTTCCGATTGTAAGATAGTCGTTAATTCCGTTCGGGTATCCTTTTCCAAAGAATCTGTCAGCAATAAGTCACTGATACCAACCAATGACGAAATAGGCGTCTTCAATTCGTGGGAGAGATTTGCTATGAACTGAGAACGGTGGCGGTCAGCATTTTTGATGTCTTCAGCCATTTGATTGATATTTTGCGACAGTTCATCGATTTCATTATGATAAGTGGCGCGATCCTTGGGATATGATTTGCGCACAATCTTACGGCTTAAATCTCCCTGAGAGATAGCTTTTACCGATTGGTTGAGGTCCGATAGGGGCTTTGTTAAATGGGTAGAACCGAACCACATGACTAAGGCACCAAGTATGAGAATGACGATGCTATAAATCAAGAGCCACAAGGTAAAACTGCCTGTCACATGGAGGCATTCTTTCAGAAAAA
This window encodes:
- a CDS encoding HAMP domain-containing sensor histidine kinase produces the protein MTDKKDYQISLRRYFVILYLIIFLITSLFGMATIVFLKECLHVTGSFTLWLLIYSIVILILGALVMWFGSTHLTKPLSDLNQSVKAISQGDLSRKIVRKSYPKDRATYHNEIDELSQNINQMAEDIKNADRHRSQFIANLSHELKTPISSLVGISDLLLTDSLEKDTRTELTTILQSESLRLSRLCDDILNLTKLENHLSPQLESVALDEQIRQALIMLTEKWKNKTIHLEFDSEAVMCQTDPDLTMQVWVNVIDNAIKYSSDQVFLNVDVKQATDKVLVTISDKGIGIAKENQRHIFEQFYQADQSHAQEGNGLGLAIVKKIIDSLNGSIHFESTPGQGSRFYITLPTNQ
- a CDS encoding gluconokinase; translated protein: MMNYILGIDIGTTATKGILYKSDGQAISSHSRSNQLLRGTDGQAEQDPNAIYQGIVELIQEVTARLTPEDCLDAVAFSCQMHSLILLDDNWSLLTPSITWADTRAQSYAEAIKDSEVGQKFMGTSGTPIHPMSWLAKMKYFKVEEPQLIAKTAHLMGIKDYVFYQFFGVNLTDISSATGTGLVNLELSDWDQGILDYLGLSNQLLPEIKDSIDYIEGIPQVLHGLNGITDKTRFIFGAGDGPMANLGIGKMPEHAAVITVGTSSAVRFMSKDLQVEENGSLFTYAVKKGLWVIGGPSNSGGNILEWLHKTFYESQPMERIFQDIKSVEIGAEGLCFLPYLGGERAPIWDSEIRGSFHNLTFTHQKAHFACACMEGLFYNIRMILETIEEHFPVDTLYVSGGLFQTQLFIELLADVTGKVVVQSEEKEVGCRAAFLLSKEVLGQGFISQSIEKRYLPNPTHFQRYTKSYEKSFKPLLKR